In Malus sylvestris chromosome 15, drMalSylv7.2, whole genome shotgun sequence, a single genomic region encodes these proteins:
- the LOC126603322 gene encoding serine/threonine-protein kinase rio2-like isoform X1, giving the protein MKLDVNMLRYLSKDDFRVLTAVEMGMRNHEIVPCELVDRIASLKHGGTYKVLKNLLRHKLLHHDSSKYDGFRLTYLGYDFLAIKTLVNRGVFVSVGRQIGVGKESDIFEVATEDGTVMAMKLHRLGRVSFRAVKTKRDYLKHRSSYSWLYLSRLAALKEFAFMKALEEHGFPVPSAVDCNRHCVIMSLVQGYPLVQVKQLQNPEVVFETIIGLVVRLAEHGLIHCDFNEFNIMIDDDEKVTMIDFPQMVSVSHHNAQMYFDRDVECVFKFFRKRFNMNFQECRDDIDRTEVDTDESGRLCFSSIAKDAVFLDKELAASGFTRKDQEEIEKFIEGSLDKDASSADEGTEDDTDNSALNESNIEGVDSLNLLDQDQTSNLKQEEEGAEDNLRNCEAGPSSKPECEDVSDKQEGDNDTENGNDAELVKRLSKQRRRAMTAARGGRRTLSSRNTYKDKGGRSSNKSKIQNQLSSW; this is encoded by the exons ATGAAGCTGGATGTGAACATGTTGAGATACCTCTCCAAAGATGATTTTAGGGTTCTCACTGCTGTGGAAATGGGAATGAGAAAT CATGAAATTGTACCCTGTGAACTGGTGGATCGGATAGCGTCGCTCAA gcatgGTGGTACTTATAAGGTTCTCAAGAATCTCCTCAGGCATAAGCTCTTGCATCACGACTCTTCTAAAT ATGATGGGTTTCGACTCACCTACCTTGGTTATGATTTTCTTGCAATTAAGACTCTGGTTAATCGTGGAGTCTTTGTGTCTGTTGGCCGTCAAATTGGCGTAGGAAAAGAGTCTG atATCTTTGAGGTCGCCACAGAAGATGGTACGGTTATGGCAATGAAGTTGCACCGGCTTGGTAGAGTTTCTTTTAGGGCTGTAAAAACTAAGCGTGATTACTTGAAACATCGTAGCAGTTATAGTTGGCTCTACTTGTCCCGCCTTGCTGCACTCAAAGAATTTGCTTTTATGAAG GCTTTAGAAGAGCATGGCTTTCCTGTTCCAAGTGCTGTGGATTGTAACAGGCATTGTGTGATTATGTCACTTGTACAAGGATACCCACT TGTGCAGGTGAAGCAACTGCAGAACCCAGAGGTGGTTTTTGAAACAATCATCGGACTTGTCGTTCGCCTTGCTGAACATGGTTTAATTCACTGTGACTTCAATGAATTTAACATTATG ATTGATGATGACGAGAAGGTCACCATGATTGATTTTCCACAGATGGTGTCTGTATCACATCATAATGCACAGAT GTACTTTGACCGTGATGTTGAATGTGTCTTTAAGTTTTTTAGAAAGAG gTTCAACATGAATTTTCAAGAGTGCAGAGATGATATTGACAGAACAGAGGTAGACACAGATGAAAGTGGGAGGCTTTGTTTTTCTTCAATAGCCAAGGATGCTGTTTTTCTTGACAAGGAACTTGCTGCCAGTGGGTTTACTAGGAAGGATCAGGAAGAGATTGAGAAG TTCATTGAAGGAAGTTTGGATAAGGATGCTAGTTCTGCTGATGAAGGTACTGAAGATGACACAGACAACTCTGCGTTAAATGAATCAAACATAGAGGGTGTTGATTCATTGAATTTGTTAGATCAG GACCAGACTTCAAATTTAAAGCAGGAAGAGGAAGGAGCAGAGGACAATCTAAGAAACTGTGAAGCAGGCCCAAGCAGTAAACCCGAATGTGAAGATGTGAGTGACAAG CAGGAGGGAGATAATGACACCGAAAATGGAAATGATGCTGAGCTGGTAAAGCGCTTGAGCAAGCAGAGACGACGTGCCATGACAGCAGCCCGTGGAGGACGGAGGACTCTTTCCTCCAGAAATACCTACAAAGATAAGGGCGGTAGATCCTCCAACAAATCCAAAATCCAGAATCAATTAAGCAGCTGGTAG
- the LOC126603319 gene encoding uncharacterized protein LOC126603319, which translates to MSENDVVTRTFRALVEGADRKFARVRDVPAYGRLHNQHYFHKVFKAYMRLWKYQQENRSKLVADGLNRWEIGEIASRIGQLYFGQYMRTSEARFLLEAYVFYEAILSRSYFDGSTGSRGFGKKDIGVRFKELRFYARFLLVSLILNRTETVHLLAERFKSLVDDCKANFRDTNFKEWRLVVQEIARFMKVDTAFMNVRPLRYSTLFDSHPASLPYVARFHAKRVLKFQDALLTSYHHNEVKFAELTMDTYRMLQCLEWEPSGSFYQKRPVEPKENGVFIEHSGASAASGVIDMNLAADMTDPSLPPNPRKAVIYRPSVTHLIAVMATICEELPLDSILLVYLSASGKVGRSNASQVYSSGGSQKSSKNKAPLQDQNKFLPESCINNKGESSGYYDQYLWFGPRGNGGLNNLYPGDIIPFTRRPLFLVIDSDNSHAFKVLHGAERGETAALLLSPLRPAFKNPADADLTQNGSQFTFFLTAPLAAFCQLVGFSSSDTEAEVYSNAESILSAAFSEWEVILCTTRSLDLVWAQVLSDPFLRRLILRFIFCRAVLSFFCPPEDREQHLPVCLPLLPNPVSPDSEVVRSAVHRLAKHLSVSDYFHFVDT; encoded by the exons ATGTCCGAAAACGACGTCGTGACGCGGACGTTCCGGGCCCTGGTGGAGGGCGCCGACCGGAAGTTTGCTAGGGTTCGCGACGTGCCGGCTTACGGACGCCTCCACAACCAGCACTACTTCCACAAGGTCTTCAAGGCCTACATGCGCCTGTGGAAGTACCAGCAGGAGAACCGCTCTAAGCTCGTCGCCGACGGCCTCAACCGCTGGGAAATCGGCGAGATCGCCAGCCGGATCGGCCAGCTCTACTTCGGCCAGTACATGCGCACCAGCGAGGCTCGATTCCTCCTCGAGGCATACGTCTTCTACGAGGCCATTCTCAGCCGCAGCTACTTCGACGGCTCCACCGGTTCCAGAGGTTTCGGGAAGAAGGATATCGGAGTCCGCTTCAAGGAGTTGAGATTCTACGCCCGGTTTTTGCTCGTTTCCTTGATTTTGAACCGGACCGAGACGGTTCATCTTCTCGCCGAGCGGTTCAAATCGCTTGTTGATGACTGCAAAGCCAATTTTCGG GACACTAATTTTAAAGAATGGAGGCTAGTGGTGCAAGAAATTGCTCGATTTATGAAAGTTGATACGGCCTTTATGAATGTCAGGCCATTGCGATACTCTACCTTGTTTGATTCACATCCAGCATCTCTTCCATATGTTGCTCGTTTCCATGCAAAGAGAGTCTTAAAATTTCAAGATGCATTGTTAACAAGCTATCACCATAATGAG GTCAAATTTGCTGAACTTACAATGGACACCTACCGAATGCTGCAATGTTTGGAATGGGAGCCAAGTGGGTCTTTCTACCAAAAGCGTCCAGTTGAACCAAAGGAGAATGGTGTTTTTATTGAACACTCTGGGGCTTCTGCGGCATCTGGAGTAATTGATATGAACTTGGCTGCGGACATGACTGATCCAAGTTTACCGCCAAATCCAAGGAAAGCTGTTATCTATCGGCCATCTGTGACACATTTGATAGCG GTGATGGCTACAATATGTGAGGAGCTTCCTCTGGACAGTATATTGCTAGTTTATCTGTCAGCCTCAG GGAAGGTTGGTCGCAGTAATGCTAGTCAGGTGTACAGCTCTGGAGGATCACAGAAGTCCTCAAAAAACAAAGCTCCTCTCCAAGATCAGAATAAGTTTCTGCCTGAATCATGTATAAATAACAAGGGAGAGTCAAGTGGCTATTATGATCAATATCTGTGGTTTGGTCCTAGAGGAAATGGTG gtTTGAATAACCTTTACCCTGGCGATATAATTCCTTTTACTCGTAGACCTCTTTTCTTGGTAATAGATAGCGACAACAGCCATGCATTCAAG GTTTTACATGGAGCGGAAAGAGGAGAGACGGCTGCTCTGcttctttcacctttgagaccaGCATTCAAGAATCCAGCTGATGCTGATTTAACGCAAAATGGAAGTCAGTTTACCTTTTTCTTGACTGCTCCCTTGGCAGCATTCTGCCAATTAGTTGGATTCTCCTCTTCTGATACCGAAGCA GAGGTTTATAGCAATGCTGAAAGCATACTCTCGGCTGCCTTCTCTGAGTGGGAAGTTATTCTTTGTACAACAAGAAGCCTCGATCTGGTATGGGCACAAGTTCTATCAGATCCTTTTTTGCGGCGACTTATTCTGAG ATTTATATTCTGCAGAGCTGTGCTTTCTTTCTTCTGCCCTCCTGAAGATAGGGAGCAGCATTTGCCGGTTTGCCTACCTCTTCTTCCCAATCCCGTTTCTCCAGATTCTGAAGTTGTGCGGTCTGCTGTCCACAGGCTTGCAAAGCACCTCAGCGTCTCTGACTATTTTCACTTTGTTGACACATGA
- the LOC126603322 gene encoding serine/threonine-protein kinase rio2-like isoform X2 yields MKLDVNMLRYLSKDDFRVLTAVEMGMRNHEIVPCELVDRIASLKHGGTYKVLKNLLRHKLLHHDSSKYDGFRLTYLGYDFLAIKTLVNRGVFVSVGRQIGVGKESDIFEVATEDGTVMAMKLHRLGRVSFRAVKTKRDYLKHRSSYSWLYLSRLAALKEFAFMKALEEHGFPVPSAVDCNRHCVIMSLVQGYPLVQVKQLQNPEVVFETIIGLVVRLAEHGLIHCDFNEFNIMIDDDEKVTMIDFPQMVSVSHHNAQMYFDRDVECVFKFFRKRFNMNFQECRDDIDRTEVDTDESGRLCFSSIAKDAVFLDKELAASGFTRKDQEEIEKFIEGSLDKDASSADEGTEDDTDNSALNESNIEGVDSLNLLDQDQTSNLKQEEEGAEDNLRNCEAGPSSKPECEDVSDKEGDNDTENGNDAELVKRLSKQRRRAMTAARGGRRTLSSRNTYKDKGGRSSNKSKIQNQLSSW; encoded by the exons ATGAAGCTGGATGTGAACATGTTGAGATACCTCTCCAAAGATGATTTTAGGGTTCTCACTGCTGTGGAAATGGGAATGAGAAAT CATGAAATTGTACCCTGTGAACTGGTGGATCGGATAGCGTCGCTCAA gcatgGTGGTACTTATAAGGTTCTCAAGAATCTCCTCAGGCATAAGCTCTTGCATCACGACTCTTCTAAAT ATGATGGGTTTCGACTCACCTACCTTGGTTATGATTTTCTTGCAATTAAGACTCTGGTTAATCGTGGAGTCTTTGTGTCTGTTGGCCGTCAAATTGGCGTAGGAAAAGAGTCTG atATCTTTGAGGTCGCCACAGAAGATGGTACGGTTATGGCAATGAAGTTGCACCGGCTTGGTAGAGTTTCTTTTAGGGCTGTAAAAACTAAGCGTGATTACTTGAAACATCGTAGCAGTTATAGTTGGCTCTACTTGTCCCGCCTTGCTGCACTCAAAGAATTTGCTTTTATGAAG GCTTTAGAAGAGCATGGCTTTCCTGTTCCAAGTGCTGTGGATTGTAACAGGCATTGTGTGATTATGTCACTTGTACAAGGATACCCACT TGTGCAGGTGAAGCAACTGCAGAACCCAGAGGTGGTTTTTGAAACAATCATCGGACTTGTCGTTCGCCTTGCTGAACATGGTTTAATTCACTGTGACTTCAATGAATTTAACATTATG ATTGATGATGACGAGAAGGTCACCATGATTGATTTTCCACAGATGGTGTCTGTATCACATCATAATGCACAGAT GTACTTTGACCGTGATGTTGAATGTGTCTTTAAGTTTTTTAGAAAGAG gTTCAACATGAATTTTCAAGAGTGCAGAGATGATATTGACAGAACAGAGGTAGACACAGATGAAAGTGGGAGGCTTTGTTTTTCTTCAATAGCCAAGGATGCTGTTTTTCTTGACAAGGAACTTGCTGCCAGTGGGTTTACTAGGAAGGATCAGGAAGAGATTGAGAAG TTCATTGAAGGAAGTTTGGATAAGGATGCTAGTTCTGCTGATGAAGGTACTGAAGATGACACAGACAACTCTGCGTTAAATGAATCAAACATAGAGGGTGTTGATTCATTGAATTTGTTAGATCAG GACCAGACTTCAAATTTAAAGCAGGAAGAGGAAGGAGCAGAGGACAATCTAAGAAACTGTGAAGCAGGCCCAAGCAGTAAACCCGAATGTGAAGATGTGAGTGACAAG GAGGGAGATAATGACACCGAAAATGGAAATGATGCTGAGCTGGTAAAGCGCTTGAGCAAGCAGAGACGACGTGCCATGACAGCAGCCCGTGGAGGACGGAGGACTCTTTCCTCCAGAAATACCTACAAAGATAAGGGCGGTAGATCCTCCAACAAATCCAAAATCCAGAATCAATTAAGCAGCTGGTAG